Below is a genomic region from Pseudomonas sp. JQ170C.
CTGTCCCATCCGGCGATCCAGGCCGCCTACAGCGAAATGACCGTGCCGGCCGGCCCTGCCTGGGTGCGTGAACACCTGCGCCGCCTGACCGCGAGCAACATTCAGCCGCACTTCCAGCTCACCGGCATGCATGCCCTGGAAACCCTTGAGCGCATCGTGCGCCGGGGCGACTACATGGGCCCGATGAACCTGACCTGGATCGGCATCGGCGGCGGCTTTGACGGCCCCAACCCGTTCAACTTCTTAAACTTCATCCACCGCGCGCCGAACGGCTGCACCTTGACCGCCGAATCGCTGCTCAAGAACGTGCTGCCGTTCAACACCATGGCCCTGGCCATGGGCCTGCACCCGCGCTGTGGCAACGAAGACACCATCATCGACCAGCACGGCAAGCGCTTTGGCTCGGTGCAGCAGATCCAGCAGACCGTGCGCGTCGCTCACGAGCTGGGCCGCGAAATCGCCAACGGCAAGGAAGCCCGCGCCATTTACCGCATCGGCGAGCAGTACAGCAGCATCGAGGAAACCCTCAAGGCCAACGGCATGGCGCCTAACCGCCAGCCAGGGCAGAAGGGCGTACCCCAACGCGCCTGATGGGCCGGGGTCGGCGCGCCCCAGGCGTTGTATGAAGAATATTGCAACGGCAGTCACTGTAGGAGCGGGCTTGCCCCGCGATTGCGGCATTACTGAAACACCGCAATCGCGGGACAAGCCCGCTCCCACAGGGGGCCCTACAAGATTTTCGTAAAGAGCCTGGGCGCCGACCCGCCCGTTACCGCGCAATCAGTCAGGCTTTTCAATAACAACAAGATTTACGCCAGACAACCGGAGGAGGCAGCATGGCCGCCTATATCGCCAGCGCCACAGATGATGATGGTGCCGACACTTCACGTGGCATTCCGCGGCGTTATGCCTGGATTGTCTTTGCCTTGACCTTCGGCCTGCTGATTTCCGACTACATGTCGCGTCAGGTATTGAACGCCGTTTTCCCGCTGCTCAAGAGCGAATGGGCCCTGACGGACAGTCAGTTGGGCTTGCTCAGCGGCATTGTCGCCCTGATGGTGGGGCTTTTGACCTTTCCGCTGTCGTTGCTGGCCGACCGCTTTGGCCGGATCAGGAGCCTGGTGCTGATGGCCGTGCTCTGGAGCCTGGCGACCCTGGGCTGCGCCCTGGCGGAAAACTACCAACAAATGTTCATTGCCCGCTTCCTGGTGGGTGTCGGTGAAGCGGCCTATGGCAGCGTCGGCATCGCCGTGGTGGTGGCGGTGTTCCCCCGCGACATGCGCGCAACGCTGGCCGGCGCCTTCATGGCCGGCGGCATGTTCGGCTCGGTGCTGGGCATGGCCCTGGGCGGAGTGATGGCCCAGCATCTGGGCTGGCGCTGGGCCTTTGCCGGCATGGCGCTGTTCGGGCTCCTGCTGGCCGTGTTGTACCCACTGATCGTCAAGGAAGCCAAGATCGCCCCCAAGCGCGCTGCCGCAGTCGCCTGCAAGGTCGCGCGCCCCCTGCATACCCTGTATGGCAGCCGTTCGGTGATTGCCGCTTATGTCGCCAGCGGTTTGCAACTGTTCGTGGGCGGCACGGTGATCGTCTGGATGCCCAGCTACCTGAACCGCTACTACGACATGGGCACTGACAAGGCCGGTGCCGTGGCCGCCATCATCGTGCTGTGCAGCGGCATTGGCATCATTCTGTGCGGCATGCTCTGCGACCGCCTGGGGCGTCAGCGCCCGGACCGCAAGATCAGCCTGGCCATCGGTTATTGCCTGGGCAGTTGCCTGTTGCTGTCGCTGGCCTTTGCCTTGCCGTCGGGCACCGCGCAACTGGTGCTGATCTGCCTGGGGATGATGATTGCCGCCGGCACCAACGGGCCCTCCAGCGCGATGGTCGCCAACCTGACCCATTACTCGGTGCATGGCACCGCGTTCGCCACCCTGACCCTGGCCAACAACCTGCTCGGTCTGGCCACAGGGCCTTTGATTACCGGTCGCGTCTCCGACGTGATTGGTCTGCATGCGGCCTTCCAGCTGGTGCCGCTGATCAGCATCGGCGCGGCTGCCGTGTTCTTTATTGCTAAACGCCACTACCACAACGACATGGCTCGCCTGCAGGACCTTGCGGTGGCTGAGCCTGGCGTGGCCCAGGAGTTGAAACCGTGAACCCCGTGTTGTCCATTGATGTTTTTTTCGACTTTATCTGCCCCTGGTGCCTGATCGGCCAGCGCCACCTTGAGCGTGCGCTGGAGCAACTGCGCGCCGAGCAACCCCAGCTACAGGTCCACCTGCGCTGGCGGGGCGTGCAACTGCTGCCGCAGGTACCGGTGGAGGGCCTGCCGTTCGAGGCGTTTTACCTTGAGCGGCTGGGCAGCGAGCAGGCGGTGCGCCATCGCCAGGCCCAGGTGCGGGTAGCGGCCAGTGCGGCAGGTGCGCACATAGACTTTTCCCGTATCAGCCGCATGCCCAACACCGCCGATGCCCACCGCTTGCTGGAGCGCGCCGTGGCCCTGGGCAACCCGACCCAGGCCGAGGCACTGCTCGATCAGCTGTTCGCCGCCTACTTTCACCAGGGCAAGGACCTTGGCGATCGCGCCACCTTGCTGAACATCGCCGAGGGCTGCGGGCTGATGCCGGCACAGGTCGCCGACTGCCTGCGCGGTGACGGTACGCCGTTCACCAGCGCAAGCCCGGCACCGGCCAGCGGTGTGCCGTGCTTGCGGTTCAACCAGCGCCAAGTGGTGTCAGGCGCGCAGCCGGTCGAGGTGTTGCTCGAGGTGATGCGCGAGTGCCTGCAAGAGGCGGCAGCATGACGCTTCGATACCCCGTACCCGCCCACAAGGTGCCTGCGCGCGACAGCCGTGCGCTGGTGGAATTCGAGGGCAGGAGCCTGGCGCTGTTCAACGTCGCCGACACCCTGTACGCCATCGACGACAGTTGCCCGCACCAGGGCGCCTCGTTGTGCGGTGGGCGTCTGGATGGGCGGGTGATCCAGTGCTGCGCCCATGGCCTGCGCTTCGATCTGGCCAGCGGCTACCTGCTCAATTCCACGGCGCTCAAGGTGCCGAGCTACCCGGTCGAACGCCAGGGCGAGCAGGTGTACATCGTGTTGGATGCCCAGGAGCCTGGCCAATGACCACAATCGCAATTGCCACCGTCAACCACCGTGCGCGGGAGCTGGCACCCGGTTTTATCGTCAGCCTGATCGCGGCGGCGGCGGCGAGTTTTTTGAGTGAGCACTACGACGCGCCGGTGATGCTGTTTGCCCTGTTACTGGGGATGGCCCTGA
It encodes:
- a CDS encoding 3-keto-5-aminohexanoate cleavage protein; protein product: MQFFDDSLHPENMEKVVITVAPYGPEWMPEDFPEDIPLTMDEQVQKAVDCYEAGATVLHLHVRELDGKGSKRLSKFNELIAGVREAVPEMIIQVGGSISFAPESDGEAAKWLSDDTRHMLAELTPKPDQVTVAINTTQMNIMELLYPEYLEGTSLSHPAIQAAYSEMTVPAGPAWVREHLRRLTASNIQPHFQLTGMHALETLERIVRRGDYMGPMNLTWIGIGGGFDGPNPFNFLNFIHRAPNGCTLTAESLLKNVLPFNTMALAMGLHPRCGNEDTIIDQHGKRFGSVQQIQQTVRVAHELGREIANGKEARAIYRIGEQYSSIEETLKANGMAPNRQPGQKGVPQRA
- a CDS encoding MFS transporter, with the translated sequence MAAYIASATDDDGADTSRGIPRRYAWIVFALTFGLLISDYMSRQVLNAVFPLLKSEWALTDSQLGLLSGIVALMVGLLTFPLSLLADRFGRIRSLVLMAVLWSLATLGCALAENYQQMFIARFLVGVGEAAYGSVGIAVVVAVFPRDMRATLAGAFMAGGMFGSVLGMALGGVMAQHLGWRWAFAGMALFGLLLAVLYPLIVKEAKIAPKRAAAVACKVARPLHTLYGSRSVIAAYVASGLQLFVGGTVIVWMPSYLNRYYDMGTDKAGAVAAIIVLCSGIGIILCGMLCDRLGRQRPDRKISLAIGYCLGSCLLLSLAFALPSGTAQLVLICLGMMIAAGTNGPSSAMVANLTHYSVHGTAFATLTLANNLLGLATGPLITGRVSDVIGLHAAFQLVPLISIGAAAVFFIAKRHYHNDMARLQDLAVAEPGVAQELKP
- a CDS encoding DsbA family oxidoreductase; this encodes MNPVLSIDVFFDFICPWCLIGQRHLERALEQLRAEQPQLQVHLRWRGVQLLPQVPVEGLPFEAFYLERLGSEQAVRHRQAQVRVAASAAGAHIDFSRISRMPNTADAHRLLERAVALGNPTQAEALLDQLFAAYFHQGKDLGDRATLLNIAEGCGLMPAQVADCLRGDGTPFTSASPAPASGVPCLRFNQRQVVSGAQPVEVLLEVMRECLQEAAA
- a CDS encoding Rieske (2Fe-2S) protein, which produces MTLRYPVPAHKVPARDSRALVEFEGRSLALFNVADTLYAIDDSCPHQGASLCGGRLDGRVIQCCAHGLRFDLASGYLLNSTALKVPSYPVERQGEQVYIVLDAQEPGQ